A portion of the Hydractinia symbiolongicarpus strain clone_291-10 chromosome 10, HSymV2.1, whole genome shotgun sequence genome contains these proteins:
- the LOC130662580 gene encoding uncharacterized protein LOC130662580 produces the protein MQTIKRSLKLIVLLSLLLVFALYVKCILSSSWRGNNKIRTGIISGKSKSIEIHHGLWYICVHPDGQCVGLKAAELKEEKEEYEIEKRLNITRYLILTSVFLTVASVVAIFVFVFFNDETARGVATIIIIECFALIAGCIAMANFKEFFTITGEIWKKYESGYILGWIASSLLGVPIIFTTILLIIKVTHKDRVVPPRIYTFEEDYEAVKYDEYIKNKPISGSW, from the exons ATGCAGACAATAAAGAGAAGTTTAAAGCTTATAGTATTATTGAGTTTGTTGTTGGTTTTCGCGTTGTACGTAAAATGTATATTATCGAGCTCGTGGCGCGGAAATAATAAAATTCGTACAGGTATAATCAGTGGTAAATCTAAATCTATTGAGATACATCACGGATTATGGTACATTTGTGTGCACCCAGACGGTCAGTGTGTAGGCTTGAAAGCTGCAGAGTTGAAGGAAGAGAAAGAGGAATATGAAATAG AGAAGCGATTAAATATCACACgatatttaattttaacttcCGTCTTCTTAACCGTCGCATCTGTCGTGGCGATATTCGTTTTCGTCTTCTTCAATGATGAAACAGCACGTGGTGTAGCCACCATCATTATCATCGAATGTTTTGCAC TGATAGCTGGCTGCATCGCAATGGCGAATTTTAAAGAATTCTTCACCATCACAGGAGAAATATGGAAGAAATATGAATCTGGCTACATACTTGGTTGGATAGCTTCCAGTTTACTCGGCGTCCCTATTATCTTTACCACAATTCTTTTAATTATAAAGGTGACTCATAAAGACAGAGTTGTACCACCGCGTATATATACATTTGAAGAAGACTACGAGGCCGTTAAATATGACGAATACATCAAAAATAAGCCAATTTCAGGCTCATGGTGA
- the LOC130612687 gene encoding uncharacterized protein LOC130612687: MTNLYVLIILGSNLLMSIDSSPLFDTNQNITSDQFLTPARVKKDILRILISCGRAIEKTKCEYGNIISGRGCAQGSVCNYFLPPVDAANDLDMIRQFTAIIQAIVPAIVAVHNDEHNIYPPRTAVVNPLKTVVPCLSQSYGSLRAATRYFQRKLKVTKGEYQITRGSFHTFPMKQDCQPSKVTSKDVQKFSIFYEAFVTFLAMERKVQLSLTKKFFHHLQ, encoded by the exons ATGACGAATCTTTATGTCTTGATTA TTTTAGGAAGCAATTTGTTAATGAGTATAGATTCATCTCCGCTCTTCGACACCAATCAAAACATCACAAGCGATCAATTTCTAACTCCTGCAAGAGTGAAGAAGGACATTCTACGAATTCTGATATCGTGTGGAAGGGCGATAGAAAAGACAAAATGTGAATAT GGTAACATCATCAGTGGTCGTGGTTGCGCTCAAGGATCTGTGTGTAACTATTTTCTTCCTCCGGTGGACGCCGCTAAT GACTTAGACATGATAAGGCAGTTCACTGCGATTATCCAGGCGATTGTTCCTGCCATAGTTGCTGTGCATAACGATGAGCATAACATCTATCCACCACGTACTGCTGTAGTCAATCCATTAAAAACCGTGGTTCCTTGTCTTTCACAAAGTTATGGAAGCCTGAGAGCTGCAACACGG tATTTTCagcgaaaattaaaagttacgaAAGGAGAGTATCAAATCACAAGAGGTAGCTTTCACACCTTCCCTATGAAACAAGATTGTCAACCATCTAAGGTGACAAGTAAAGATGTGCAGAAATTCTCCATATTCTACGAAGCATTTGTGACATTCTTAGCTATGGAACGAAAAGTTCAACTTAGTCTAACGAAGAAATTTTTTCACCATCTTCAATAA
- the LOC130613095 gene encoding uncharacterized protein LOC130613095: MIRQFTAIIQAIVPAIVAVHNDEHNIYPPRTAVVNPLKTVVPCLSQSYGSLRAATRYFQRKLKVTKGEYQITRGSFHTFPMKQDCQPSKVTSKDVQKFSIFYEAFVTFLAMERKVQLSLTKKFFHHLQ, translated from the exons ATGATAAGGCAGTTCACTGCGATTATCCAGGCGATTGTTCCTGCCATAGTTGCTGTGCATAACGATGAGCATAACATCTATCCACCACGTACTGCTGTAGTCAATCCATTAAAAACCGTGGTTCCTTGTCTTTCACAAAGTTATGGAAGCCTGAGAGCTGCAACACGG tATTTTCagcgaaaattaaaagttacgaAAGGAGAGTATCAAATCACAAGAGGTAGCTTTCACACCTTCCCTATGAAACAAGATTGTCAACCATCTAAGGTGACAAGTAAAGATGTGCAGAAATTCTCCATATTCTACGAAGCATTTGTGACATTCTTAGCTATGGAACGAAAAGTTCAACTTAGTCTAACGAAGAAATTTTTTCACCATCTTCAATAA
- the LOC130662579 gene encoding phosphatidylserine synthase 2-like, which yields MTLSDTVRTRNSIRESRPRNEYNNEVLATGDNISRFHSQISLFGQSHTISVLLMLIIVLCYVAVVENSTDNSSEYNAKRGVIACFAVFMAFGVTQVKDGPFLRPHPAFWRLVVCASIIYELCLIFLLFQTATDARRWMSHIDPALGKDLPEHDYGGNCLIYDKNNTENPWHNVWDKFDAFVPAHFIGWWIKTLILRDYWMTFILSLMFEINEYSLQHQLPNFSECWWDHWFMDFILCNGGGIVFGMYTLHYLEMKKYNWRDVLDIPTYSGRLLRLVEQFTPYSWRKFNWNATVSLKRWFTVLLLIFMFSLAELNVFYMKAALWIPPTNNLIGFRLALYSLMGLVACRETYDYLNDSTCKKFGQQSWVLASIIITEALISVKFLWDVVTLPPPKHITIFWCFFLTGVFAYTCWLFLVRFLGYGRHSVISNKESNVVPEEKPSIKFD from the exons cCAGTCACACACAATCAGTGTTCTGCTTATGTTGATTATTGTCTTGTGTTATGTCGCTGTTGTTGAAAATTCGACAGATAATTCGTCGGAATACAATGCAAAAag GGGTGTCATTGCCTGTTTTGCAGTTTTTATGGCGTTCGGAGTAACACAAGTAAAAGATGGACCGTTTCTACGTCCTCatccag CATTTTGGCGCCTTGTCGTGTGTGCAAGTATCATATACGAATTATGTCTAATATTTCTTCTGTTTCAA ACTGCGACAGATGCGAGACGTTGGATGTCACACATCGATCCAGCTTTAGGAAAGGACTTACCTGAACATGATTATGGTGGTAACTGTTTAATCTATGATAAAAATAACACAGAAAACCCATGGCATAATGTGTGG GACAAGTTTGATGCGTTTGTTCCTGCACATTTTATTGGTTGGTGGATAAAAACTTTGATACTTCGGGACTACTGGATGACGTTTATTTTAAGTTTGATGTTTGAGATAAACGAATACTCTCTTCAACATCAACTTCCAAACTTCTCTGAATGTTGGTGGGATCAC tggTTCATGGATTTCATTCTTTGCAATGGAGGTGGTATAGTGTTTGGAATGTATACCTTGCATTATTTAGAAATGAAG AAATACAACTGGCGAGACGTGTTAGATATTCCAACATACAGTGGTAGGCTGTTGCGTCTTGTAGAGCAGTTTACTCCTTACAGTTGGAGAAAGTTTAACTGGAATGCAACGGTTTCTTTAAAAAGATGGTTTACAGTTCTGCTGTTAATTTTTATG TTTTCATTAGCGGAATTGAATGTGTTTTACATGAAGGCTGCGTTGTGGATCCCCCCAACGAATAATCTTATCGGATTCCGACTGGCTTTGTATTCATTAATGGGATTAGTTGCATGCCGGGAAACTTATGATTATCTTAACGACAG taCATGTAAAAAGTTTGGTCAGCAATCGTGGGTTTTAGCTTCCATCATAATCACGGAAGCTTTAATTTCGGTTAAATTTTTATGGGATGTGGTCACGCTACCTCCACCAAAACATATCACCATCTTTTGGTGTTTCTTTTTAACTGGTGTGTTCGCATATACTTGCTGGCTATTTTTGGTTCGATTTCTCGGTTATGGCCGACATAGTGTTATATCAAATAAGGAAAGTAATGTTGTGCCAGAAGAAAAACCTTCCATAAAATTTGATTGA